The Macrotis lagotis isolate mMagLag1 chromosome 6, bilby.v1.9.chrom.fasta, whole genome shotgun sequence genome includes a window with the following:
- the GPR15 gene encoding G-protein coupled receptor 15 — translation MAETTTLTYPENYATSQDFDIEDNHLHVLYTSVFLPIFYTAVFLIGVVGNLILIGALHFKQGSQRLIDIFIINLAVSDFIFLVTLPLWVDKEASLGLWRTGSFLCKGSSYIISVNMHSSVFLLTCMSAERYLAIMCPSASRKFRRRDCTYGICVSVWFISCLLGLPTLLSRDLTMIEDKPYCAEEPATLYKHAWSLVSLIFTFFVPLLSILTCYCSIARKLCAYYQQSGKHNKKLQKSIKIVFIVVAAFVGSWLPFNIFKLLSIISGLQEEPIFSSAILQVGMEVSGPLAFSNSCINPFIYYFFDSYIRRAIICCLCPCLKNSNFGNSTETSDSHLSKIFANFIHGEDFSRRRRRSVSL, via the coding sequence ATGGCTGAGACGACTACTCTGACCTACCCGGAGAACTATGCTACTAGTCAAGATTTTGACATTGAAGATAACCACTTGCATGTTCTGTATACATCTGTCTTTCTTCCCATCTTCTACACTGCTGTGTTCCTGATTGGTGTTGTTGGGAACCTGATCTTAATTGGAGCTTTACATTTTAAACAGGGAAGCCAAAGACTGATTGACATATTTATCATCAACCTGGCTGTGTctgatttcattttccttgttACACTGCCTCTCTGGGTGGATAAGGAAGCATCCTTAGGACTGTGGAGGACTGGCTCATTTCTGTGCAAGGGAAGTTCTTACATCATTTCAGTCAACATGCACAGTAGTGTCTTTCTCTTGACCTGTATGAGTGCTGAACGTTACCTGGCCATCATGTGTCCCTCTGCATCTAGGAAATTCAGAAGGAGAGATTGCACATATGGAATCTGTGTCAGTGTCTGGTTTATCTCCTGCCTTCTGGGGTTGCCCACTCTTTTGTCCAGGGACCTCACAATGATCGAGGACAAACCTTATTGTGCAGAAGAGCCTGCCACTCTTTATAAACATGCTTGGTCCCTAGTGTccttaattttcactttttttgtacCCTTGTTGAGCATCTTGACCTGCTACTGTTCTATCGCAAGGAAATTGTGTGCATATTATCAGCAGTCAGGAAAACACAACAAAAAGCTACAAAAGTCCATAAAAATTGTCTTCATTGTAGTGGCAGCCTTTGTTGGCTCCTGGCTACCTTTTAACATTTTCAAGCTTTTGTCTATCATCTCTGGACTACAAGAAGAACCCATCTTTTCCTCAGCCATTCTCCAAGTGGGCATGGAGGTCAGTGGTCCTTTGGCATTTTCCAACAGTTGCATTAAccctttcatttattatttctttgatagTTATATTCGAAGAGCTATTATCTGCTGTCTCTGTCCTTGTCTGAAGAATTCCAACTTTGGGAACAGCACAGAAACCTCAGACAGTCACCTTAGTAAGATCTTTGCCAACTTCATTCATGGAGAGGATTTTTCTAGAAGGAGAAGACGTTCTGTGTCTCTCTAA